One part of the Bdellovibrio sp. KM01 genome encodes these proteins:
- a CDS encoding 2Fe-2S iron-sulfur cluster-binding protein: MPVISFKKNRTPLTVETGANLMEALLNGGLPVASSCSGDGVCAKCRIQIVSGAENLTVENETEKFLRETKKVASDSRISCQAQVMGDITVDASYW, encoded by the coding sequence ATGCCTGTGATTTCTTTTAAGAAAAATAGAACTCCCCTGACGGTGGAAACGGGAGCGAACCTCATGGAAGCCCTGCTAAATGGCGGGCTCCCCGTGGCTTCCAGCTGTTCCGGAGACGGCGTTTGCGCAAAATGTCGTATTCAGATTGTTTCGGGTGCAGAGAATCTAACGGTCGAGAATGAGACAGAAAAATTCCTGAGAGAAACCAAAAAAGTCGCCTCTGACAGCCGTATCAGCTGCCAGGCTCAGGTCATGGGCGACATCACTGTCGATGCGTCTTATTGGTGA
- a CDS encoding OmpA family protein — translation MISGVTQQRAQLAIQFLISIALAGATASCSSKSKRDDEYLLRPVKASPQKAPESALSNAGNDLRQSVRYETLSKNIRFDYASAELTPASKNALDHIATEINGSLNSFNVIRLTGVTDATGDDSRNMLLSQRRAENVRRYLISKGVPANKVEAIGVGASNTIIPGTKIKAAADRRVDFEIVR, via the coding sequence ATGATTTCTGGCGTCACTCAACAAAGAGCCCAATTGGCGATTCAGTTTCTGATAAGCATAGCCTTAGCCGGAGCAACGGCCTCCTGCTCCTCCAAATCAAAACGTGATGATGAATATCTCCTTCGCCCCGTGAAAGCGAGTCCACAAAAAGCACCCGAATCTGCATTAAGCAACGCAGGCAACGACCTCAGGCAAAGTGTCCGATATGAAACTCTTTCAAAAAATATTCGTTTTGACTATGCCAGCGCCGAACTCACACCCGCGAGTAAGAATGCCTTAGATCACATTGCGACGGAAATTAACGGGTCCCTTAATTCTTTTAACGTCATACGACTGACTGGTGTTACCGATGCGACCGGGGATGATTCTCGTAACATGCTTCTGTCGCAAAGAAGAGCCGAAAATGTACGAAGATATCTAATCTCCAAGGGTGTTCCAGCAAACAAAGTGGAAGCGATCGGCGTGGGAGCAAGTAATACAATCATTCCGGGAACTAAAATCAAAGCCGCCGCTGACCGCCGCGTTGACTTTGAGATTGTGCGATAA
- the trxB gene encoding thioredoxin-disulfide reductase produces MSEDQKVENVIIIGSGPAGLTSAVYTGRANLEPLMIEGEEAGGQLMITTEVENYPGFEHGVTGPDLIAVMRKQAERFGTRFITRNVTKVDFSQRPFKVWIGEKLHLAKSIIISTGASAKYLGLPSEKTYMNRGVSACATCDGAFFRNQEIIVVGGGDTAMEEAQFLTRFASKVYVVHRRDHFRASKIMADRTMKNPKIQVIWDSEVTEVLGDGKSMTGAKVHNIKTGETQTMNVTGLFIAIGHKPTTDLFKGILDMNETGYLVTQPNSTYTNIPGVFAAGDVQDSVYRQAITAAGTGCMAAIDAERWLESESHH; encoded by the coding sequence ATGTCTGAAGATCAAAAAGTAGAAAACGTCATCATTATTGGTTCAGGACCTGCGGGTCTAACTTCTGCGGTTTACACGGGTCGTGCAAACTTGGAACCTTTGATGATCGAAGGTGAAGAAGCTGGTGGTCAATTGATGATCACTACTGAAGTTGAAAATTACCCGGGCTTTGAGCACGGTGTAACAGGTCCAGACCTGATCGCCGTGATGAGAAAACAAGCAGAGCGTTTCGGCACTCGCTTTATCACTCGCAATGTAACGAAAGTTGATTTTTCTCAACGTCCATTCAAAGTTTGGATTGGCGAGAAACTTCACTTGGCTAAATCGATCATCATTTCTACAGGTGCAAGCGCTAAGTACTTGGGTTTGCCTTCTGAAAAAACTTATATGAACCGTGGTGTGTCTGCTTGTGCGACTTGCGACGGCGCTTTCTTCCGCAATCAAGAAATTATCGTTGTTGGCGGCGGTGACACAGCAATGGAAGAAGCTCAGTTCCTGACTCGCTTTGCTTCGAAAGTTTACGTGGTTCACAGACGTGACCATTTCCGAGCTTCGAAAATCATGGCTGACAGAACTATGAAGAATCCAAAAATCCAAGTGATCTGGGATTCTGAAGTGACTGAAGTTTTGGGTGACGGTAAATCTATGACAGGTGCCAAAGTTCACAATATCAAAACGGGTGAAACCCAAACTATGAACGTGACTGGTTTGTTCATCGCAATTGGACACAAACCAACGACGGATTTGTTCAAAGGTATCTTGGATATGAATGAAACAGGTTATTTGGTTACTCAACCGAACTCGACCTATACGAATATTCCTGGTGTCTTTGCTGCCGGAGACGTGCAAGATTCAGTATATCGCCAAGCGATCACAGCTGCGGGCACTGGATGTATGGCGGCGATCGACGCTGAACGCTGGTTAGAGTCGGAGTCTCATCACTGA
- a CDS encoding tRNA (guanosine(46)-N(7))-methyltransferase TrmB: MTDAPISTKRRINVTTDLPHQTDYTLALNGEYSHIAFDETRVLANKGKWRSDVFKTDASVPMDLEVGTGNGTHFAHYAQKNPNRMVVGLELKYKPLIQTIRRADKAGCRNAAVARFHAFNLTDIFVPGEIDNVFIHFPDPWTSPKKPKNRFVQKLNLDILFDLQKPGSIIEFKTDSLVYFDWAMDEIRQSKYNVLYETRDLHNSPIKAENFETAFEKIFLREGILINFVRLQKPHQ, translated from the coding sequence ATGACAGACGCTCCTATTTCCACTAAACGCAGAATCAATGTAACCACGGATCTTCCTCACCAAACTGACTATACGTTGGCTTTGAACGGTGAGTATTCTCACATCGCATTTGATGAAACGCGCGTTCTTGCGAATAAAGGTAAATGGCGTTCTGACGTTTTCAAAACCGATGCGTCTGTTCCAATGGATTTGGAAGTTGGTACTGGCAACGGAACTCACTTCGCTCACTATGCTCAAAAAAATCCAAATCGTATGGTTGTGGGTTTGGAGCTAAAATATAAACCGTTGATCCAAACAATTCGCCGCGCTGATAAAGCGGGCTGCAGAAACGCTGCTGTGGCTCGTTTCCACGCATTCAATCTGACGGATATTTTTGTTCCTGGTGAAATTGATAATGTGTTCATTCATTTCCCGGATCCATGGACTTCCCCTAAGAAGCCTAAAAATCGTTTTGTACAAAAATTGAATTTGGATATCTTGTTCGATTTGCAAAAACCAGGATCGATCATTGAATTCAAAACAGATTCCTTGGTTTATTTTGACTGGGCGATGGATGAAATCCGTCAGAGCAAATACAATGTCTTGTATGAGACTCGTGACCTGCACAACTCTCCGATTAAGGCAGAAAACTTCGAAACGGCTTTTGAAAAAATCTTTTTACGCGAAGGCATCTTAATCAACTTCGTGCGTTTACAAAAGCCTCACCAATAA
- a CDS encoding efflux RND transporter permease subunit: protein MGLIDLSIRRPVFAWVIMFALIVFGAICGNRMGISQLPDVDFPIVSVSVTYEGAAPEVVEAELVDPIEERLLAIEGIKEMRSSARQGAGTVTLEFDINRNVDVVLQEVQTALSQLRLPQGVDPAVVRKQNPEEDPIMIVSVYGDASLKEMLNWTNNYLLDQLRFLPGIGEVSIGGFSERNLRIWLDVTKLEANYLTVNDVVAALASQHLESAAGQFTEKDRELRVRWLGEASNVKEVGDIQILNRGGQRIQDRSIFIRDVARVEDGLSDVRRLARFEGHQAVAMQVRKQRGTNEVQVADAVLKKLAEIKDSFPKGYSYRVNVDYTRSTEATVHLTLEKLWVAALITIVICFLFLGSIPAAINILFSIPTSIVGTFTILYFSGFTLNLFTLLALTLSISIVVDDAIMLLENIIRHYRMGKGSAKAASDGAKEVLPAAIAATLAVVAVFLPVVFMDGIIGKFFFQFGITMSAAVLLSLLEAVTITPMRAAAFLSSEPKVSKLEHYLDVVFENFSHAYQRVLKVTLNWKYTVVIVSFIFFAISMFLITKVRQEFVPAQDQNFIVINAQAAPGTSLQTTSDMTKLLEDILRKNPNVQGFVTSIGGGGGSSNVNQAFIPVTLIRRADRKVNHVQVMNELRKEFKSVKGMRISMRDVSARNLSSGRQNPLAINLRGADLKVLQDKSIELMERLEKENLAVDLDSDFRSGIPELILTPNRKAMADRGVSIETVGQLLQAGIGGLRQGRYTADGRRYDVRFKINENQIQKPSDFKRLYVRNNFGNLIPMSQLVNIKEEGAIQSISRVNRQRAISVFGNLAPGQSQAAVLARTATIAKEILPPGYSYALEGASAGFAQSFQSLYSALAIGILVAYLILAVQFNSFIHPIAVLVALPFSVSGALMALWSFDVSLNLFSFIGLIVLMGIAKKNSILLVEFTNQVRRHNKESIASAILEACPVRLRPILMTSVATIAAAAPLIIGTGIGSETRLPMGLAIIGGTIVSTLLTLFVVPALYLMLTPLERTKEVQL from the coding sequence ATGGGGTTGATTGATCTTTCCATTCGCCGTCCCGTTTTTGCCTGGGTCATCATGTTTGCACTGATTGTTTTTGGTGCCATCTGCGGAAACCGCATGGGGATCAGCCAACTGCCTGACGTAGACTTTCCCATCGTCAGCGTCTCTGTCACTTACGAAGGTGCCGCACCCGAAGTTGTCGAAGCTGAATTAGTCGATCCGATCGAAGAACGCCTTTTAGCAATCGAAGGTATCAAAGAAATGCGTTCTTCTGCTCGGCAGGGAGCTGGAACCGTAACTTTAGAATTTGATATCAATCGCAATGTCGATGTGGTCCTGCAAGAAGTACAAACAGCCCTAAGCCAATTGCGTTTGCCACAAGGTGTGGACCCTGCGGTCGTCAGAAAACAAAATCCTGAAGAAGATCCAATCATGATTGTCTCTGTTTACGGGGATGCTTCTTTAAAAGAAATGCTGAACTGGACCAACAATTACCTGTTGGATCAATTGCGCTTCCTTCCCGGTATCGGCGAAGTCAGCATCGGCGGCTTCAGCGAAAGGAATCTGCGCATCTGGCTGGATGTCACCAAGCTTGAAGCGAACTATTTGACAGTGAATGACGTCGTTGCCGCTCTGGCAAGTCAGCACTTGGAAAGTGCCGCCGGTCAATTCACCGAGAAAGACCGCGAATTGCGTGTCCGCTGGCTGGGTGAAGCCAGCAACGTGAAAGAAGTTGGTGATATTCAAATCCTTAATCGCGGCGGTCAACGCATCCAAGATCGCTCTATCTTTATCCGCGACGTCGCCCGGGTGGAAGATGGTCTTTCTGATGTTCGTCGTCTTGCCCGCTTTGAAGGACACCAAGCAGTAGCCATGCAGGTCCGCAAGCAACGGGGCACCAATGAAGTTCAAGTGGCGGACGCCGTCTTAAAGAAACTGGCGGAAATCAAAGACAGCTTTCCAAAGGGTTATAGCTATCGCGTAAATGTTGACTACACTCGCTCGACCGAAGCGACTGTGCATTTGACCTTGGAAAAACTTTGGGTCGCAGCCCTGATCACCATCGTCATTTGCTTTTTATTCCTGGGAAGCATACCAGCCGCGATCAATATCTTATTTTCTATTCCCACCTCCATTGTCGGAACCTTTACGATTCTATATTTCTCGGGCTTCACCTTAAATCTTTTTACCCTGCTCGCGTTGACGCTTTCAATTTCGATCGTCGTCGACGATGCGATCATGCTTTTGGAAAACATCATTCGCCACTACCGCATGGGTAAGGGCTCAGCGAAAGCCGCTTCAGATGGGGCGAAAGAAGTTCTACCTGCCGCTATCGCTGCAACTCTCGCCGTCGTGGCGGTTTTCCTTCCTGTTGTGTTCATGGATGGAATTATCGGAAAGTTCTTTTTCCAATTTGGTATCACTATGAGTGCCGCGGTATTACTGTCGCTTTTGGAGGCCGTCACGATCACTCCGATGCGTGCTGCTGCCTTCCTAAGCAGCGAACCGAAAGTTTCTAAGCTTGAACACTATTTGGATGTGGTTTTTGAAAACTTCTCTCACGCTTATCAAAGGGTTTTAAAAGTCACGCTGAACTGGAAATACACAGTCGTCATTGTTTCCTTCATTTTCTTTGCCATATCGATGTTCCTGATTACAAAAGTTCGTCAGGAGTTCGTGCCCGCCCAAGACCAAAACTTTATCGTTATCAACGCCCAAGCTGCTCCCGGCACGTCCTTACAGACAACCAGCGATATGACGAAACTGCTGGAAGATATCTTGCGAAAAAATCCGAATGTTCAGGGCTTTGTCACTTCGATTGGTGGCGGCGGTGGTTCCAGCAACGTTAATCAGGCATTTATCCCCGTAACACTTATTCGGCGAGCAGACCGCAAAGTGAATCACGTGCAGGTTATGAATGAACTGCGCAAAGAATTTAAATCCGTCAAAGGCATGCGCATTTCCATGCGTGATGTTTCCGCTCGAAATCTTTCATCGGGCCGTCAGAATCCCTTAGCCATCAACTTAAGGGGTGCTGATCTTAAAGTCCTTCAGGATAAATCTATCGAATTAATGGAACGCTTGGAGAAAGAAAATCTTGCTGTGGATTTGGATTCTGATTTCCGCTCGGGGATTCCAGAACTGATTCTGACACCAAATCGTAAAGCCATGGCTGATCGCGGAGTTTCTATTGAAACTGTGGGCCAGCTTTTACAAGCAGGCATCGGGGGACTTCGTCAGGGTCGTTACACTGCTGACGGACGACGTTACGATGTACGTTTCAAAATTAACGAAAACCAAATTCAGAAACCAAGTGATTTCAAACGACTGTATGTCAGAAATAACTTCGGCAATTTGATTCCAATGTCCCAACTGGTAAATATCAAGGAAGAAGGTGCTATTCAAAGCATCAGCCGCGTGAATCGCCAAAGGGCGATTTCGGTATTTGGAAATTTGGCTCCCGGCCAATCTCAGGCGGCGGTCCTGGCCCGCACCGCCACCATCGCTAAGGAAATCCTTCCCCCAGGATATTCATATGCCCTTGAAGGAGCCTCTGCTGGATTCGCACAATCCTTCCAAAGTCTTTACTCCGCCTTGGCGATCGGTATCTTGGTGGCCTATCTGATTCTGGCGGTACAGTTCAACTCATTCATCCACCCGATCGCAGTGCTTGTGGCCCTTCCCTTCAGCGTAAGCGGAGCTTTGATGGCGCTATGGTCCTTTGATGTGTCCCTGAATCTGTTCAGCTTTATCGGGTTGATTGTGCTAATGGGTATTGCGAAAAAGAATTCGATTTTGCTGGTGGAATTCACCAATCAAGTTCGCAGGCACAACAAAGAAAGCATTGCCTCGGCGATCCTGGAAGCCTGCCCTGTGCGTTTAAGACCGATCCTAATGACATCTGTTGCAACGATTGCAGCTGCGGCTCCGTTGATTATCGGAACAGGTATAGGTTCGGAGACTCGTCTGCCAATGGGTCTTGCGATCATCGGCGGCACGATCGTATCTACATTGTTAACTTTGTTCGTGGTCCCAGCACTGTACCTGATGCTGACCCCTCTTGAACGCACCAAAGAAGTACAACTTTAA
- a CDS encoding PilZ domain-containing protein yields the protein MKTQGKIWLFYEAEKKEQSKPMSVVQAQVFLLSLKKNDHLKYFIWTPGWPDWTCVKDFLKSGQSYFVMTKPPQPANQSEQTEKHYTSSEDSTQVIAAEETEKTNSGTMITMSGLFTKVRDGKPMKNSNPVDYGYYHHDFNGDDLDISKINKVGIPEKVKVYEETDSRNEDSDRRKDTRHEFKIEIILVSKTKSFRTFSRDISISGTQLEKEIPREFLNVPFDLIIVNPYEKDTARGRLLFRAKIVGDMTDPRRLMFIEQDEGMTSKLDTLLRSYLKAQAANKKAAG from the coding sequence ATGAAGACTCAGGGGAAAATTTGGCTTTTCTATGAAGCCGAAAAGAAGGAACAATCCAAGCCAATGTCTGTGGTTCAGGCACAGGTATTTTTGCTGTCGTTGAAAAAGAACGACCATCTTAAATACTTCATCTGGACACCAGGATGGCCCGATTGGACTTGCGTAAAGGATTTCCTGAAGTCAGGTCAGAGCTATTTCGTCATGACCAAACCACCTCAACCTGCAAACCAAAGCGAGCAAACCGAAAAGCACTACACTTCCAGTGAAGATAGCACTCAGGTCATTGCCGCAGAGGAAACAGAAAAAACCAATTCGGGAACGATGATTACAATGTCGGGACTATTTACTAAAGTCCGAGATGGTAAGCCCATGAAGAACTCCAATCCCGTCGACTATGGTTACTATCACCATGACTTTAATGGTGATGATCTGGATATTTCTAAAATCAATAAAGTCGGTATTCCTGAGAAAGTGAAAGTTTACGAAGAAACTGATTCTCGCAACGAAGATTCAGATCGCCGCAAAGACACTCGTCATGAATTCAAAATTGAAATCATCCTGGTTTCAAAAACCAAATCCTTCCGTACATTCTCTCGAGACATCTCGATCAGCGGTACGCAGCTGGAAAAAGAAATTCCTCGCGAGTTCCTAAATGTTCCGTTTGATTTGATCATCGTGAATCCTTATGAAAAGGACACAGCTCGCGGTCGTCTGCTTTTCAGAGCAAAAATCGTTGGTGACATGACCGATCCTCGGCGACTAATGTTCATCGAACAAGATGAGGGTATGACTTCAAAACTCGACACCCTACTTAGGTCCTACCTTAAAGCACAAGCTGCGAATAAAAAAGCCGCTGGTTAA
- a CDS encoding ABC transporter substrate-binding protein, which translates to MKFWLGILIFLFSFGALAKIIVSSDPYPPLIYLKKGVPAGTVTDILPLILDKPASELTYRFSPWKRVLLDAEKGSVDIVGPLLITAERSRFLVFTEPLIRANISLWVRRDNPKVKELIKRNQPIKDFRELGDLTFGQILGYAFGEDFGAFFNRPEVRKVEVVDMGQGVRMLTSKRIDVFLAYSPVIEYYIGELKLNKGDFYVLGEANREVMYVMGVSKKSSLVKELPKINQRIIDLKILQNFGK; encoded by the coding sequence TTGAAGTTCTGGCTGGGAATTTTAATTTTTTTATTTTCCTTCGGAGCTTTGGCAAAGATCATCGTCAGCTCGGATCCCTATCCTCCGTTAATTTATCTTAAAAAGGGTGTGCCTGCGGGCACCGTTACAGACATTTTACCGCTTATTTTGGATAAGCCCGCTTCCGAGCTGACCTATCGCTTTTCTCCCTGGAAAAGAGTTTTATTAGATGCTGAAAAGGGTTCGGTCGATATCGTCGGGCCTTTGTTGATTACTGCTGAAAGATCCAGATTCCTGGTATTCACGGAGCCGTTGATTCGCGCGAACATTTCTTTGTGGGTTCGTCGTGATAATCCCAAAGTCAAAGAGCTTATCAAGCGTAATCAACCGATTAAAGACTTCCGAGAGTTGGGCGATCTCACCTTTGGACAAATTCTGGGATATGCGTTCGGTGAAGACTTTGGCGCATTTTTTAATAGACCCGAGGTGCGCAAGGTTGAAGTGGTAGATATGGGCCAGGGCGTGCGGATGCTGACTTCCAAACGCATTGATGTCTTTTTGGCTTACAGTCCCGTGATCGAGTACTATATTGGCGAGCTCAAGCTTAATAAAGGCGATTTTTATGTGCTGGGTGAAGCAAATCGCGAAGTGATGTATGTGATGGGGGTTTCAAAAAAATCTTCTCTG
- a CDS encoding response regulator transcription factor translates to MKDKRINTKDLVNKIEKITKARIASQDVVDLDQFREAKKKLDPKVILVIEDDETMRSAMKRILESEGYVTKLAADATELSTVLDDHPVDLILLDVGLPWVNGFELAQLLKENKDLKKIPLVFVSGKASEEDMKQAFEIGADDYIKKPFDVDKLKKTVETLLKMNP, encoded by the coding sequence ATGAAAGACAAAAGAATTAATACCAAGGATTTGGTTAACAAGATTGAGAAGATCACGAAGGCTCGTATTGCGAGTCAGGATGTGGTTGATTTGGATCAATTCCGTGAGGCTAAGAAAAAGCTCGATCCAAAAGTTATCTTGGTTATTGAAGATGACGAAACTATGCGTTCTGCAATGAAAAGAATCCTTGAGAGCGAAGGTTATGTGACGAAGCTTGCAGCTGATGCCACAGAACTTTCTACGGTTTTGGATGATCACCCAGTTGATTTGATTCTTTTGGACGTGGGTCTTCCTTGGGTGAATGGCTTCGAGCTGGCTCAGCTGCTTAAAGAAAACAAAGACCTCAAGAAAATTCCTTTGGTGTTTGTTTCCGGAAAAGCTTCCGAAGAAGACATGAAGCAAGCTTTCGAAATCGGCGCAGACGATTACATTAAGAAACCGTTCGACGTTGATAAGCTTAAGAAGACTGTTGAAACGCTTCTTAAAATGAATCCGTAA
- a CDS encoding HAD family hydrolase, giving the protein MNPLLVFDLDGTLIDSAPDIIVAVNRTLKNHGKQTLSDKEIIAHIGEGLKKLLADLFVNDNLSPAQIINLEAEFLQIYEEEMLNKTQIYPEVENFLGSYAGPIAIITNKNEIPAKLIIQHLGLHRFPWVNVFGADTLTERKPSPLPLNTMMKLAGHHPHNTVMIGDGIPDMVSAQRAGVTSLAIEFGYTPPDILMKYEPKAFLKNYSDLSYILKQIF; this is encoded by the coding sequence ATGAATCCTCTTTTAGTTTTTGATCTTGATGGCACATTGATTGACTCCGCTCCCGATATCATAGTCGCAGTCAACCGCACTTTGAAAAATCATGGCAAACAGACGCTAAGTGATAAAGAAATCATCGCGCATATCGGGGAAGGCCTTAAAAAGCTCCTCGCAGATCTTTTCGTTAACGACAATTTGTCGCCGGCACAGATCATCAACCTCGAAGCCGAATTTTTGCAAATATACGAAGAGGAAATGCTGAATAAAACACAGATCTATCCCGAAGTGGAAAACTTTCTGGGTAGCTATGCAGGCCCGATCGCAATTATCACCAACAAAAACGAAATCCCGGCAAAGTTGATCATCCAGCATCTGGGTTTGCATCGTTTTCCGTGGGTGAATGTCTTTGGAGCAGATACTTTGACCGAAAGAAAACCAAGTCCACTGCCATTGAATACAATGATGAAACTTGCAGGCCATCACCCGCACAACACTGTGATGATCGGCGATGGTATACCAGATATGGTTTCCGCTCAGCGTGCGGGCGTAACGTCTCTGGCCATCGAGTTTGGCTACACCCCTCCCGACATACTTATGAAGTACGAACCAAAAGCATTTCTGAAAAATTATTCGGATTTATCCTACATTTTGAAACAAATTTTCTGA
- a CDS encoding O-methyltransferase: protein MRESVLSNKEEYLGALFNKENETKKLSRQAAEELGLARISISPAEAQLAHVLVKMHGCRKFIEIGTLTGLSAQYFHEALPEGGELWTLEKDPEHARRSAEVFSKIDQSNKKIHLVVGDAREELVKLESQGPFDGVFIDGNKAAYLDYLLWAEKNLRKGGLVLADNIFLSGAVWGEATIQKFSEKQIRIMREFNERLANPDLYEAAIAPTFEGLFVAIKK, encoded by the coding sequence ATGCGTGAATCAGTGCTTTCCAACAAAGAAGAATATCTGGGTGCTCTTTTTAATAAAGAGAATGAGACGAAAAAACTTTCCCGCCAGGCAGCTGAAGAGCTAGGTCTAGCAAGAATTAGCATTTCTCCGGCGGAAGCACAGTTGGCTCACGTCCTGGTGAAAATGCATGGTTGCCGCAAGTTCATAGAGATTGGAACATTGACGGGACTGTCTGCCCAGTATTTTCATGAAGCTTTGCCGGAGGGCGGGGAGTTATGGACTTTAGAGAAAGACCCTGAGCATGCACGTCGTTCGGCGGAAGTGTTTTCTAAAATCGATCAATCGAACAAGAAAATTCATCTGGTGGTCGGTGATGCCCGCGAAGAGTTAGTTAAATTAGAATCGCAAGGTCCATTTGATGGAGTGTTTATCGATGGAAACAAAGCCGCTTATCTGGATTACCTGTTGTGGGCAGAAAAAAACTTACGCAAAGGTGGCTTGGTGCTGGCCGACAATATATTTTTAAGTGGTGCTGTTTGGGGAGAAGCCACAATTCAGAAATTCTCAGAGAAACAGATTCGTATTATGCGTGAATTCAATGAACGTTTGGCGAATCCAGATCTTTACGAGGCGGCTATTGCTCCCACATTTGAAGGATTGTTTGTTGCAATAAAAAAGTAG